The Solibacillus sp. FSL R7-0682 genome includes a window with the following:
- the dnaN gene encoding DNA polymerase III subunit beta, translating into MKFDILRDRLLDGLNDVMKAVSSKTTIPILTGIKIDVTNEGITLTGSDADITIQTFIPVEENGEQIMNISQTGSIVLQARMFNEIVRKLPTNDVEIEVTNGSATNIRSGKSEFHLIGTDAAEYPQLPEIAADRQFSIPADLLKSVIRETVFAVATSESRPVLTGVNWKVEQNELICVATDSHRLARRKVNLENLPTDITSVVIPGKSLNELNKILVDTKNPVQIVLTNQQVLFKTDDVLFFSRLLEGNYPDTSRLIPDDYKTNVTINGKTLLQAIDRASLLAREDRNNVVRFETLENNTIEVSSNSPEIGKVEEQIQVEALDGEALKISFSAKYMMEALKAIDGQDVIIQFTGAMRPFILRSVADDAILQLILPVRTY; encoded by the coding sequence ATGAAATTTGATATTCTTCGAGATCGTCTTTTAGATGGATTAAATGATGTCATGAAAGCAGTAAGTTCAAAAACGACAATTCCTATTTTAACGGGGATCAAAATTGATGTAACAAACGAAGGTATTACTTTAACTGGTAGTGATGCAGATATTACAATTCAAACATTTATTCCAGTTGAAGAAAATGGCGAACAAATTATGAACATTTCACAAACAGGTTCAATTGTTTTACAAGCACGTATGTTTAACGAAATCGTTCGTAAATTACCAACAAATGATGTAGAAATTGAAGTAACAAATGGTTCTGCAACAAATATTCGTTCTGGTAAATCAGAATTCCATTTAATTGGTACTGATGCAGCTGAATATCCACAGCTGCCTGAAATTGCTGCAGATCGTCAATTTTCTATTCCAGCTGATTTATTAAAGTCAGTAATTCGTGAAACAGTGTTTGCAGTCGCTACTTCAGAAAGCCGCCCTGTGTTGACAGGTGTAAACTGGAAAGTGGAGCAAAATGAATTAATATGCGTTGCAACGGATAGTCACCGTCTTGCTCGCCGTAAAGTTAATTTAGAAAATTTACCAACAGATATTACTTCAGTTGTAATTCCAGGTAAAAGCTTAAACGAATTAAATAAAATTTTAGTAGACACAAAAAATCCAGTACAAATTGTGTTAACGAATCAACAAGTTTTATTTAAAACGGATGATGTTTTATTCTTCTCTCGCTTATTAGAGGGCAATTATCCTGACACATCTCGATTAATTCCAGATGATTATAAAACAAATGTAACAATTAACGGCAAGACATTATTACAAGCAATTGATCGTGCCTCTTTATTAGCGCGTGAAGACCGCAATAATGTTGTACGCTTTGAAACATTAGAGAATAACACGATTGAAGTTTCATCAAATTCTCCTGAAATCGGGAAAGTAGAAGAGCAAATTCAAGTAGAAGCACTAGACGGAGAAGCATTAAAAATTTCTTTCAGTGCGAAATACATGATGGAAGCATTAAAAGCAATTGATGGACAAGATGTGATTATTCAATTTACTGGAGCAATGCGTCCATTCATTTTACGTTCAGTGGCAGATGACGCCATTTTACAATTGATATTACCTGTACGTACGTACTAA
- the yaaA gene encoding S4 domain-containing protein YaaA, producing the protein MNELKIDTEYITLGQALKMTDAISSGGMAKWFLSEHEVYVNGEVEDRRGKKLRHGDLINIPGVGRFRIVDEFVENGEM; encoded by the coding sequence TTGAATGAGTTAAAGATTGATACTGAATATATAACGCTTGGTCAAGCATTGAAAATGACAGATGCTATTAGTTCTGGAGGAATGGCCAAGTGGTTTTTAAGTGAACATGAAGTATATGTAAATGGAGAAGTAGAAGATCGCCGCGGCAAGAAATTACGTCACGGAGATTTAATCAATATTCCAGGTGTGGGACGTTTTCGTATTGTCGATGAATTTGTTGAAAACGGAGAAATGTAA
- the dnaA gene encoding chromosomal replication initiator protein DnaA, giving the protein MEHLENLWNTVLAQAEQKISKPSFDTWLKSTKLLAHSGTNVTISAPNSFARDWLEQYYIHMITGILNELTGEDLLIKFVVQKDQIADDFELPPPITQAKTNEQADISPGMLNPKYTFDTFVIGSGNRFAHAASLAVAEAPAKAYNPFFIYGGVGLGKTHLMHAIGHYVKEHNPKANVVYLSSEKFTNEFINSIRDNKAIDFRNKYRNVDVLLIDDIQFLAGKESTQEEFFHTFNTLHEESKQIVISSDRPPKEIPTLEDRLRSRFEWGLITDIAPPDLETRIAILRKKAKADRLDISNEVMLYIANQVDTNIRELEGALIRVVAYSSLVNKDVTPELAAEALKDIMPNSKPRMISILDIQTATGEHFNIRLEDFSAKRRTKSIAFPRQVAMYLSRELTDFSLPKIGEEFGGRDHTTVIHAHEKISSLIKTDQQLQQDIKQIRSMLGK; this is encoded by the coding sequence TTGGAACATTTAGAAAATTTATGGAACACAGTACTTGCCCAAGCTGAACAAAAAATTTCAAAACCGAGCTTTGATACTTGGCTAAAATCTACTAAATTGCTTGCGCATAGCGGCACAAATGTTACGATTTCAGCACCTAACTCTTTTGCCCGTGATTGGCTTGAACAATATTACATTCATATGATTACTGGCATTTTAAATGAGTTAACAGGGGAAGACTTGCTTATTAAATTTGTCGTTCAGAAGGATCAAATTGCAGATGATTTTGAACTACCACCACCCATTACACAAGCAAAAACGAATGAACAAGCAGACATATCACCAGGAATGCTAAATCCCAAATATACATTTGATACATTTGTAATTGGCTCTGGTAACCGCTTTGCGCATGCAGCAAGTTTAGCCGTAGCAGAAGCTCCAGCAAAAGCTTACAATCCTTTCTTTATATATGGGGGAGTAGGGTTAGGAAAAACGCACTTAATGCATGCAATTGGTCATTATGTAAAGGAACATAATCCAAAAGCCAATGTTGTTTATTTATCATCGGAAAAATTTACGAACGAATTTATTAACTCGATTCGTGACAATAAGGCGATTGATTTCCGCAATAAATATCGAAATGTGGATGTTTTACTAATTGATGATATTCAATTTTTAGCAGGAAAAGAATCAACGCAAGAAGAATTTTTCCATACATTTAATACATTACATGAGGAATCAAAACAAATTGTCATTTCAAGTGACCGACCACCTAAAGAAATTCCAACATTAGAAGACCGCCTACGTTCACGCTTTGAATGGGGACTAATTACGGATATTGCACCACCCGATTTAGAAACACGTATTGCCATTTTACGTAAAAAGGCAAAAGCAGATCGCTTAGATATCTCAAACGAAGTAATGCTTTATATCGCGAATCAAGTCGATACGAATATCCGTGAATTAGAGGGAGCTTTAATCCGTGTTGTTGCTTATTCTTCATTAGTGAACAAAGATGTTACACCAGAGCTAGCTGCTGAAGCGCTAAAGGATATCATGCCAAATTCAAAACCGCGTATGATTTCAATTTTAGACATTCAAACAGCGACTGGAGAACATTTTAACATTCGTTTAGAAGATTTTTCGGCAAAGCGACGTACAAAATCAATTGCATTCCCTCGCCAAGTTGCGATGTATTTATCAAGGGAGTTAACTGATTTTTCATTGCCTAAAATTGGCGAAGAATTTGGAGGACGTGATCATACTACCGTAATCCATGCGCATGAAAAAATTTCGTCTTTAATAAAAACAGACCAACAATTACAACAAGATATTAAACAAATTAGAAGCATGCTAGGTAAATAA